The sequence below is a genomic window from Brooklawnia cerclae.
CGGCGATGCGGTGCTGCTGATCGAAGTAGACGCGCAACGTCGTCGCGTAGCTCACGAGCAGCAACACCATGACGACGAGCAGAATCAAGGCACGCTGGGTGAATCTCAGGCCGCGGCGCAGGGGCGCGATGGTGCTACCACCCGGATCGGGGGCCTGCCCGGCGGTGAGCTTCGCGGCCCCCTTCGTCCGGGACTGCCCGGCACGACCCGCCGGACGCGAGGCCGTACGCGCGCTGGGGGTGTCGGTTCCCCGGGCGCCCGGCCTGCTCGCACGCCGTCCACCATGGGACGAGTCCCTCGCCGCCATGCCACCCCCTCACACTTCCCCGTCCGCCCGCACACCCTGGAACCGAAGAAGCCGCCCCGCCGCGATACGCGACAGGGGCGGCCTCGATCGGCTTGACGCCGGGCGCGACCGGTTGATCACCGGTCACATCGTACGGCGATTCAGCTCCACTTCTCGGTGTCGAAACGGGGGAACGCCGAAGCGCCCGCGTACACGGCCGACTCGTCCAGCTCCTCCTCGATACGGATCAGCTGGTTGTACTTCGCGACGCGCTCGCCACGAGCCGGGGCTCCCGACTTGATCTGGCCACAGCCCAGGGCCACGGCGAGATCGGCGATCGTGGTGTCCTCGGTCTCGCCGGAACGGTGGCTCATCATCGTCCGGTAACCGCTGCGGTGGGCCAGGCTGACGGCGTCGATGGTCTCGGTGAGCGAACCGATCTGGTTCACCTTCACCAGCAGGGCGTTGGCCGAGTCGGCGTCGATACCACGCTGCAGACGGGTCACGTTGGTGACGAAGAAGTCGTCGCCGACGAGCTGCACCTTGTCACCGATGCGCTCGGTGATGACGGCCCAGCCTTCCCAGTCCTCCTCGTTCAACGGATCCTCGATGGAGACCAGCGGGTAGTCGGCCACGAGCTTCTCGTAGTACTCGATCATCTCGGCGGACGACTTCGCGCTGCCCTCGAAGGTGTACTTGTCGTCGGCGAAGAACTCGCTGGCGGCTACGTCGAGCGCGAGGGCGACGTCCTTGCCGGGCACGTAGCCGGCGGCCTTGATGGCCTCCTCGATGAGATCGAGGGCCTCACGGTTCGACTCGAGGTTGGGGGCGAAACCACCCTCGTCGCCCAGACCTGTGGCCAGGCCCTTGCTCTTGAGCACCTTCTTGAGCGACTGGTACACCTCGGAGCCGACGCGCAGAGCCTCGGCGAAGCTCTCGGCGCCGATCGGAGCGATCATGAACTCCTGGATGTCGACGTTGGAGTCGGCGTGCGCGCCACCGTTGAGGATGTTCATCATCGGGACGGGCAGGATGTTGGCGGTCGGGCCGCCCAAGTACTTGTACAGCGGCAGTTCGGCCGACTCCGCGGCCGCCCTGGCGACGGCGAGCGAGACGCCCAGGATGGCGTTGGCGCCGAGCTTGCCCTTGTTGTCGGTGCCGTCGAGGGCGATCATCGCCTCGTCCAGGCCACGCTGGTCGTTGGCATCCCAGCCGACGACCTCCTTGTAGATGGCCTCGTTGACATTCTCGACCGCCTGCTGAACGCCCTTGCCGCCGAAGCGGTTCGGGTCTCCGTCGCGCAGCTCGACGGCCTCGAAGGCGCCGGTGGACGCACCCGAGGGGACGCCAGCCTGACCGTACGAGCCGTCATCCAGGACTGCCTCGACCTCAACGGTGGGGTTGCCGCGCGAATCCAGGATCTCGCGAGCCTCGATGTACTCGATAAGTGCCACGGGTGTTCGTCCTTTCTTCGGACCTGTGGATCTGATTCTTCGGAAGTAACTCTAACGGCCCGGTGCCCTTCCAACGCACGGGGCGGACAACCATGGGCGCGCGACCGCGTCCCTCAGTTCTTACCCTGCTCCCCGGAATCCGGGCCGGTCTCGACGCGTCGCACATCGTCCTCGAACCGTCGCAAAGCGTCGCGCGTCGCCTGGTCGGCATCGATCCCGCTCGCCTGGGCACGCTGCACCAGGACGAGGATCTGCTCGCCCACCTCGTCGGCGCCGATCGGCTCGTCCACCAGTTCGACGGGCAGATGAACATCGCGGACGCGTGCAATCACCTTCGCCGCACGCGAGAGCGCCGCCAGCGTCGAGGGAATGCCGTCGAGGGCGCTCGTGCGCTGCTTCTCGGCGCGCTTGGCCGCCTCCCAGGCGCCCATCATGTCATCGGGGTCGTCGGTGCCCGCGAAAACCCACGGGTGGCGGCGCACCAGCTTGTCGCCGATGCCGCGCGCGACGTCGTCCAGAGCGAACCGGCCCTGCTGCTCGGCGATCTCGGCCTGCAGGTACACCTGCAGCAGCAGATCGCCCAGTTCCTCGCACAGATCGGCGTCGGGGATGTCGGAGTCGTCGGAGCCCGCCTCGATCGCCTCGACGACCTCGGCGGCCTCCTCGATCAGATGCTTGGTGAGGCTGCGGTGCGTCTGTTCCGCATCCCAGGGGCACTCCCGCCGGATGCGACGGACGATCTGCCGCAGACGTGCGAGCTGGTCGTCACCCGGCCGGGTCTCCTCGCCCGCGGCGCCGGTCAGGACGCGACCTCAGACAGCGAACCCGAGCCGGACGGACCGAGCTGGTTCCAGTCCCATGTCCCGTAGCGGGGGTTGAGCACGATGTCCTGCGACTCCAGGTACTCCGACACGTCGGCGGTGCCCATCGACTGGACGAGCAGGTCGTGACGGGCGACGTCGAGCAGCGCCTGGGAGCACCGCGAGTCGGACATCAGGTAGCTGCGGCCGGCGGAGTCGATGTACGAGGTCAACGTCTCGTCGCTGAAGTCGTTGCCCGTCCGGATCGCCTCCTGCTTGGCCATCTCGCCGACGACGGCCCACGAGACCATCCCGGCGCGCAGATCGTTCGCCGACTGGCTGGTGGCCTGGGGCTCCGCCGCCAATGCGGCCGAGCACCCCTCCGCGTATTCGGTGACCAGAGAGTCGGGGATCGACACCCCGTTGACCACGGCAGCCGTTCCGCCCGACGGCGTGCACCCGGACAACAGCACGACACCCACCAGCGGAACCGCCCAACGGTGGACCTTCTTCATTCCAGACCTCGTACTTCCTGTTGCAGTGCCCGATCCCCCAGCGTCCTGTTCGCCGACGAACGGTTGTGAGTCTACTGTCCCGGCCCCGTCGAGGACGCGCCCGCTCCCGCCAACGCTGACGGGGACGCGAACACCGCCCCGACCAGCTCGGTCGCCCAGTCGAGCAGCGGGTTGCCCTCCACCGGGGTGACCGGCACGCCCGATGCCCTGGGCCTGGGGACCAACGCCACATTGGTCGCCTGCTTGATCAACGTCCCCGGATGCAGGCGGTTGAGCCTGAGCATGCGTGACTCCGGCAGGTCGACGGTCTCGCCCGAGGGGAGGACGCGCCCGTTCACCGGCCCGAACCGGATGAAGTTGCCCTGGCCGACCACCTCGGTCAGCCCGGCATCGCGGCAGGCCAACCGGAACCGGGCGACGCGCAGCAGCGCCTCGGTGGGCTCGGGAACCGGCCCGTACCGGTCGAGAAGCTCGGCGCGAATCGCCTCGACGTCGTCTGGACCGCGCACCTCGGCAAGCCGCCGGTACATCTCCAGGCGCAGGCGTTCCGATTCGACATAGTCGGTGGGCAGGTGCGCGTCCACCGGCAACTCGATGCGCATCTCGGGCGCCTCGTCGGACGCAGCCTCGCCGCGGAACTCCCCGACCGCCTCTCCGACCATGCGGATGTACAGGTCGAAACCGACGTCGGCGATGTGGCCCGACTGCTCGTCCCCCAGCAGGTTGCCGGCGCCTCGGATCTCCAGGTCCTTCATCGCGATCGCCATGCCCGCGCCGAGGTCGTTGTTCGTCGCCAGAGCGGTCAGCCGGTCGTGGGCGGTCTCGGTGAGGGGCTTGTCGGCCGGGTACAGGAAGTAGGCGTACCCGCGCTCGCGTCCTCGTCCCACACGGCCGCGCAGCTGATGCAGCTGCGACAGGCCCATCTGGTCGGCGCGGTCGACGATCAGGGTGTTCGCCGTCGAGATGTCGAGGCCCGCCTCGACGATGGTCGTGCAGACGAGCACATCTGCCCGCCGCTCCCAGAAATCGACCATCACCTGCTCGAGCGAGCGCTCCCCCATCTGCCCGTGAGCGGTCAGGACCCGGGCCTCGGGCACAGCGTCCCGGATACGCGCAGCGATGCGCTCGATGTCGGTCACCCTGTTGTGGACGAAGAACACCTGCCCCTCGCGGGCGAGCTCGCGGCGGATCGCCGCGGTCACCTGGCCCTCGTCGTACGGCCCGGCGAACGTGAGCACGGGGTGACGTTCCTCGGGAGGGGTCGCGATCGTCGACATCTCGCGGATGCCGGTGATCGCCATCTCCAGCGTCCTGGGGATCGGGGTCGCGCTCATCGAGAGCACGTCGACGTTCACCCGCAGCTTCTTCAGCGCCTCCTTGTGCTCGACGCCGAAGCGCTGCTCCTCGTCCACGACGACCAGCCCGAGGTCGTGGAACTTCACCTTGTCGGAGAACAACCGGTGGGTGCCGATGACCACGTCGACCCGCCCGGACGCCAGCCCGTCGAGAGTGGTCTTTATCTCCTTGTCGGTCTGGAACCGGCTCATGGACGCGACCGTCACCGGGAAACCCGCGTACCGGTCGGCGAAGGTCTGGGTGTGCTGCTGGACGAGCAGCGTCGTCGGCACGAGCACCGCGACCTGCTTGGCGTCCTGGACGGCCTTGAAGGCCGCGCGCACGGCGATCTCGGTCTTGCCGTAGCCGACGTCGCCACAGACCAGCCGGTCCATCGGGACGACCTGTTCCATGTCGTGTTTGACCTCGTTGATCACCGACAGCTGATCGGGGGTCTCGGTATAGGCGAACGCGTCCTCCAGCTCGCGCTGCCACGGCGTGTCGGGCGCGAACGCGTGCCCGCGGGTGGCCTGCCGGGCCGCGTAGAGCTTGATGAGCTCGGCGGCCACCTCGCGCACCGCCTTGCGGGCCCGCGACTTGCGCTGCTTCCAGTCGGAGCCGCCCAGCCGATCGAGCTGCGGCGCCTCACCACCGACGTACCGCGAGATCTCGTCGAGCTGGTCCATCGGCACGTACAGCCGGTCGCGCGGCTGCCCGCGCTTCGACGGCGCGTACTCGACGACCAGGTACTCGCGGGTGGCTCCGGCCACGGTGCGCGTCGCCATCTCGACATATCGTCCGACGCCGTGCTGCTGGTGGACGAGCGGATCGCCCGGTTTGAGCTCGAGCGGGACGATCTGGTTGCGCCTCCGCGCAGGCATCTTGCGGCCGGTGCGCTCCGGGGTGGCTCCTGTGATGTCGCTAGCGGTGTGGACGACCAGGTCGATGGCCGGGGCGCGGAAGCCGTGGGTCAGCGCGCTGCGGACGATGGTGACCACGGGATTCCCCCGCGGCGGCACGGGGGCGTCCCCCTCGGCCGAGCGGGACGCGATGTCGTGTTCGCCCAGCAGTTCGCCCATGCGGGACGCGGGCCCCGCCCCTTCGACGCTCAGCACCACCCGTGTGCCGGTGGCCACGTCGGCGCGGATCTGATCGATGAAGCCCGACACGTCGCCGTGCCAGCTCGGGGTGTCGAGCAGATCGAGCCGCCGCGATGGAACGCCTGCGATAGACGCGTCGGTCTCGGGTTCGGTGGTGTCATCGGGGGCCACGGAGAAGGGCGATGCCAGCCACCACCCGAGCCCGCGTCCGATCGCGGCCCGCCGCACGTCGGCGAGAGTGCGATAGGCGGTGGCCCCGAGGTCGATGGGGGCGCGTCCGCCCGATGCCGCCGCCGCCCACCCGGCGTGCAGGAACTCCTGACTGGTACGGACGAGGTCCTCGGCGCGCGTCCGGACGAGTTCGGGATCGCTCACCAGCACCAGGGTGTCGTCCGGCATGACGTCGACGAGCAGCTCGAGCTCGTCCACGAGGGCGGGAATCAGAGCCTCCATGCCCTCGGCGGCCTGTCCCTGCGCCACCTTCTCGAGCAACTCGGCCAGCTCGGGATGGTCGTCGACGAGTGCTGCGGCACGCTCGCGCACGTCGTCGGTGATGAGCAACTCGCGGCAGGGCGCGGCGACCGCCTCGGGCACCGTGACATCGGTGGACCGCTGATCGGCCACGTGAAAATAGGTGATGGAGTCGATCTCGTCGCCGAAGAAGTCCACCCGCACGGGATGTTCCTCGGTGGGCGGGAAGACGTCGACGATGCCGCCGCGAACCGCGAACTCACCGCGCCGCTCCACGAGATCGACTCGCTGATAGGCCGCCGCGACGAAGTCGCCGGCGAGCCGGTCGAGGGGGTACTCGTCCCCTGTGCGCAACCGGACGGGCCGGAGCTCGGCAAGCCCCTTGACCTGCGGCTGGAGCATCGATCGCACCGGGGCCACCACCACCGACGGGGCGGGAAGCTCGTCGGTGCCCGCGACGCGGCGCAGCACCGCGAGCCGTCGTCCGACGGTGTCGGAACGCGGGCTGAGACGCTCGTGCGGCAAGGTCTCCCAGGCCGGGTAGTACGCGACCTCGCCGGGTGCCAGGAGCGACTCCAGCTGGACGGTCAGCTGTTCGGCCTCACGGAAGGTGGAGGTGACGACGAGCAGCGGACGGCCGGAGGCGACGCTGAGCGCGGCCATGAGGGCGGGGCGCGCAGCCGGGGCGCTGACAAGATCGAGGGATGGGACTTTGGCCCGGGCCTCGGCGATTGCCCCACTGATGCCGGGATCCTCGGCGAGTGCCTGCGTCAGACCGGACAAGCTCACTGCACCAGACTAGTGCCCCGGGAAAACCGCCATTGACCTCCACCACGCCCGGGAGCCTCGAGACGCTCGTTGAGCCCGTCGAGACGCTCGTTGAGCTTGTCGAAACGAGCCCACGTCCTTTCGACAAGCTCAAGGACCAACCCCAAACGCTCGTTGAGCCCGTCGAAACGAACCCCACGCCCTCCCGACAAACTCAAGGACCAACCCCAAACGCTCGTTGAGCCTGTCGAAACGAACCCCACATCCTCCCGACAAACTCAAGGACCAACCCCAAACGCTCGTTGAGCCTGTCGAAACGAACCCCACGCCCTCCCGACAAACTCAAGGACCAACCCCAAACGCTCGTTGAGCCCGTCGAAACGAACCCCACGCCCTCCCGACAAACTCAAGGACCAACCCCAAACGCTCGTTGAGCCCGTCGAAACGAACCCCACGCCCTCCCGACAAACTCAAGGACCAACCCCAAACGCTCGTTGAGCCTGTCGAAACGAACCCCACATCCTTTCGACGAACTCAAGGGCCGACACCAATCAACTGTTGAACCGGTTCTGGGCAGACGCGAGCCCTTCGGTGACCAGTGCCTCGCATGCGTCCGCGGCCCGGCCGATCTCGACGGCGAGGTCCTCGCGCATCGCGCCGGGGAAAGTACCGAGCACGTAGTCGACCGGATCCTGACGACCGGGTGGGCGTCCGATGCCGATACGCACCCGGAAATAGTCACCGGTGTGCAGATGGGCGCGAATCGACTTGAGCCCGTTGTGCCCGTTGTCGCCGCCTCCCTGCTTCAGCCGCAACTGGCCGAAGTCGAGGTCGAGTTCATCGTGGACGACGACGATGTGGTCGGGTGCCACCTTGTGGAAGGACGCCAGCTTGCCCACGGCCACGCCCGACTCGTTCATGTAGGTGCGCGGTTTGGCGATCACCAGTTTGTCGCCCGGCGGAATGCCGAGCCCGGTCACCGAGATGACGGTCTCGGCGACACCGGCCCGCATGCCACGGGCGGACGAAAAGCTCGCCCGTGCACGCCGGGCGAGCTCGTCCGCGGTCATGAAGCCGACGTTGTGCCGGGTCCACTCGTACTCCGGGCCGGGATTACCCAGCCCGACGAGCAGCCACGTGCTCACACCGCGGCCCTCACGTCCGTGGGAGAAGGCGAAAGCCTCACTCCTCTTCCTTCACCTCGTCCTCGGCACCGGCCTCGGCGGCCTCCGGCTCCTCGGCCTCGGTGGAAGCCTCAAGGTCCTCGGCGGCGGTGGCCGGGCTGACCACGAGCACCAGCGACTCCGGATCGTCGTGCAGCTCCACGCCCTCAGGGAGCTTGACGTCGGCGGCGAACACCTGGGTGCCCACGGGAAGACCTTCGACCGAGATCTCGATGTCGGCCGGGATGTTCGTGGCCTCGGCGGTGATGTGCAGCTCGTTGCGCTCCTGGTTGACCACGGTGTCCTCGACCAGCTCGCCGACGACCACAATGGGCACCGGCACGGTGACCTTCTCGCCGCGCTTGACGATCAGCAGGTCGACGTGCTCGATCTCGCCGCGCACGGGGTGACGCTGCACCTGCTTCGGCAGGGCCAGCTGCTCTTCGCCGCCGGGCATGTCGAGGCTCAGCAGCGCGTTCGCCTGACGCAGCGCCAGCATGGTCTCGTGACCGGGCAGGGTGATGTGGATGGGGTCGGAACCGTGTCCGTACAGCACGGCCGGAATCTTGTGCTGGCGCCGGATGCGGCGAGCAGCGCCCTTGCCGAACTCGTCACGGGCCTCGGCGTTCAGTTTGATGGTGTCTGCCATCGATTTCTCCTCAACTTCGTCTTCTCACAGGCTCACACAGCTCGGCGAAGGAGGGACGCGGCTCACGTGATCGCACACGCCGCACAGCAGTCGATCAGAACCAGTCGATCACGGACCACTACCGCCGGCCCCTCGCCAAGCAACCCCCCAATACTAGCCGCCCCGCATTGGGGACGCGAAATCCCTCGCACCCCCGAACGAGGAACGATCAGGCGGGCGGAGTGCCGTTGAACAGACTGGTGACCGAGCCGTCCTCGAAGATCTCGTGGATAGCCTGCGCCAGCAGCGGGGCGATCGACAGCACCGTCATCTTCGGGACGTCGACCCCCTCGCGAATGGGCAGGGTGTTGGTGAAGATGACCTCCTCGAAGGGGGTCTCGTTGAGCCGCTCGGCCGCCGGGTCCGACAGCACCGCATGCGTCGCCGCGCAGAGCACCTTCTCGGCTCCGTGCGCCAGGAGCGCGTTGGCCGCCTGGCAGATCGTCCCCGCGGTGTCGACCATGTCGTCCACCAGCAGACAGGTACGTCCCCGCACGTCGCCGACCACCTCGTGCACCGCCACCTGGTTGGCGACGGTCGGGTCGTGACGCTTGTGGATGATGGCCAGCGGGGCATGGAGCCGGTCGCACCACTGGTCAGCGAGCCGGACGCGCCCGGCGTCCGGGCTGACGATCGTCATCTTCGTCACGTCGTACTTGGCGGCGACGTAGTCGGCGAGGACGGGCAGCGCGGTCAGATGGTCGAGGGGCCCGTCGAAGAAGCCCTGGATCTGGGCGGTGTGCAGGTCGACGCTCATTATCCGGTCGGCGCCGGCCGTCCGGTAGAGATCGGCGATCAACCGTGCCGAGATCGGTTCACGGCCGAGATGCTTCTTGTCCTGGCGCGCGTAGGGGTAGAAGGGTGCGACGACGGTGATGTGCCTCGCGGACGCACGCTTGAGCGCGTCCACCATGATGAGCTGCTCCATCAGCCACTCGTTCACCGGCGAGGGATGCGACTGGATGACGAACGCGTCGCTGCCGCGGACGGACTCCTCGAAGCGCACGTAGATCTCGGAGTTGGCGTAGGTGACCAGGCGGCTGGGGGTCATCTCGACTCCCATCAGCTCACCCACCTCCTCACCCAGCTTCGGGTTCGCACGCCCCGTGAAGAGCATCAGGTGCTTGTCGGTGGGACGCTTGACCCCGCTCACTGGTGATCCTCCTGCTCCCGCGCGAGCTTCTCGCGCGCTTGTTCCACGGCCTGATGGACCTGACCCGACGACTCGGCGGCCGACTGAGCGGCTTTGCTGCCGGGACGCCGCTTGGCCACCCACCCGTCCGAGATGTGCTGGCGCCCACGCGCCACCGCCAGCGCCCCGGGCGGCACGTCGTCCACGACGGCCGATCCGGCTGCGACGAAGGCGCCGTCGGCGACGTCGACCGGAGCGACGAGCACCGAGTTCGAGCCGATGAACACGTTGTCGCCGAGGTGCGTGGGCGACTTGTGCTTGCCGTCGTAGTTGGCGAAGATCGTGCCGGCGCC
It includes:
- a CDS encoding 50S ribosomal protein L25/general stress protein Ctc, producing MADTIKLNAEARDEFGKGAARRIRRQHKIPAVLYGHGSDPIHITLPGHETMLALRQANALLSLDMPGGEEQLALPKQVQRHPVRGEIEHVDLLIVKRGEKVTVPVPIVVVGELVEDTVVNQERNELHITAEATNIPADIEISVEGLPVGTQVFAADVKLPEGVELHDDPESLVLVVSPATAAEDLEASTEAEEPEAAEAGAEDEVKEEE
- a CDS encoding MazG family protein, with the protein product MTGAAGEETRPGDDQLARLRQIVRRIRRECPWDAEQTHRSLTKHLIEEAAEVVEAIEAGSDDSDIPDADLCEELGDLLLQVYLQAEIAEQQGRFALDDVARGIGDKLVRRHPWVFAGTDDPDDMMGAWEAAKRAEKQRTSALDGIPSTLAALSRAAKVIARVRDVHLPVELVDEPIGADEVGEQILVLVQRAQASGIDADQATRDALRRFEDDVRRVETGPDSGEQGKN
- the pth gene encoding aminoacyl-tRNA hydrolase, whose protein sequence is MSTWLLVGLGNPGPEYEWTRHNVGFMTADELARRARASFSSARGMRAGVAETVISVTGLGIPPGDKLVIAKPRTYMNESGVAVGKLASFHKVAPDHIVVVHDELDLDFGQLRLKQGGGDNGHNGLKSIRAHLHTGDYFRVRIGIGRPPGRQDPVDYVLGTFPGAMREDLAVEIGRAADACEALVTEGLASAQNRFNS
- the mfd gene encoding transcription-repair coupling factor, encoding MSLSGLTQALAEDPGISGAIAEARAKVPSLDLVSAPAARPALMAALSVASGRPLLVVTSTFREAEQLTVQLESLLAPGEVAYYPAWETLPHERLSPRSDTVGRRLAVLRRVAGTDELPAPSVVVAPVRSMLQPQVKGLAELRPVRLRTGDEYPLDRLAGDFVAAAYQRVDLVERRGEFAVRGGIVDVFPPTEEHPVRVDFFGDEIDSITYFHVADQRSTDVTVPEAVAAPCRELLITDDVRERAAALVDDHPELAELLEKVAQGQAAEGMEALIPALVDELELLVDVMPDDTLVLVSDPELVRTRAEDLVRTSQEFLHAGWAAAASGGRAPIDLGATAYRTLADVRRAAIGRGLGWWLASPFSVAPDDTTEPETDASIAGVPSRRLDLLDTPSWHGDVSGFIDQIRADVATGTRVVLSVEGAGPASRMGELLGEHDIASRSAEGDAPVPPRGNPVVTIVRSALTHGFRAPAIDLVVHTASDITGATPERTGRKMPARRRNQIVPLELKPGDPLVHQQHGVGRYVEMATRTVAGATREYLVVEYAPSKRGQPRDRLYVPMDQLDEISRYVGGEAPQLDRLGGSDWKQRKSRARKAVREVAAELIKLYAARQATRGHAFAPDTPWQRELEDAFAYTETPDQLSVINEVKHDMEQVVPMDRLVCGDVGYGKTEIAVRAAFKAVQDAKQVAVLVPTTLLVQQHTQTFADRYAGFPVTVASMSRFQTDKEIKTTLDGLASGRVDVVIGTHRLFSDKVKFHDLGLVVVDEEQRFGVEHKEALKKLRVNVDVLSMSATPIPRTLEMAITGIREMSTIATPPEERHPVLTFAGPYDEGQVTAAIRRELAREGQVFFVHNRVTDIERIAARIRDAVPEARVLTAHGQMGERSLEQVMVDFWERRADVLVCTTIVEAGLDISTANTLIVDRADQMGLSQLHQLRGRVGRGRERGYAYFLYPADKPLTETAHDRLTALATNNDLGAGMAIAMKDLEIRGAGNLLGDEQSGHIADVGFDLYIRMVGEAVGEFRGEAASDEAPEMRIELPVDAHLPTDYVESERLRLEMYRRLAEVRGPDDVEAIRAELLDRYGPVPEPTEALLRVARFRLACRDAGLTEVVGQGNFIRFGPVNGRVLPSGETVDLPESRMLRLNRLHPGTLIKQATNVALVPRPRASGVPVTPVEGNPLLDWATELVGAVFASPSALAGAGASSTGPGQ
- the eno gene encoding phosphopyruvate hydratase — translated: MALIEYIEAREILDSRGNPTVEVEAVLDDGSYGQAGVPSGASTGAFEAVELRDGDPNRFGGKGVQQAVENVNEAIYKEVVGWDANDQRGLDEAMIALDGTDNKGKLGANAILGVSLAVARAAAESAELPLYKYLGGPTANILPVPMMNILNGGAHADSNVDIQEFMIAPIGAESFAEALRVGSEVYQSLKKVLKSKGLATGLGDEGGFAPNLESNREALDLIEEAIKAAGYVPGKDVALALDVAASEFFADDKYTFEGSAKSSAEMIEYYEKLVADYPLVSIEDPLNEEDWEGWAVITERIGDKVQLVGDDFFVTNVTRLQRGIDADSANALLVKVNQIGSLTETIDAVSLAHRSGYRTMMSHRSGETEDTTIADLAVALGCGQIKSGAPARGERVAKYNQLIRIEEELDESAVYAGASAFPRFDTEKWS
- a CDS encoding ribose-phosphate diphosphokinase — encoded protein: MSGVKRPTDKHLMLFTGRANPKLGEEVGELMGVEMTPSRLVTYANSEIYVRFEESVRGSDAFVIQSHPSPVNEWLMEQLIMVDALKRASARHITVVAPFYPYARQDKKHLGREPISARLIADLYRTAGADRIMSVDLHTAQIQGFFDGPLDHLTALPVLADYVAAKYDVTKMTIVSPDAGRVRLADQWCDRLHAPLAIIHKRHDPTVANQVAVHEVVGDVRGRTCLLVDDMVDTAGTICQAANALLAHGAEKVLCAATHAVLSDPAAERLNETPFEEVIFTNTLPIREGVDVPKMTVLSIAPLLAQAIHEIFEDGSVTSLFNGTPPA